The stretch of DNA AGCAAAGTTCATCTTTGATTTGAAACCCGAATGAGATGTTTTTCTCTTAGAGATTGCACTCTTTCAGCAAAAGGATCAATGTGGCATGAACTCATCGGAAGATCAAAATGAAGATCTGAGACGCTTGTCCAAACGGACATCAAAGAGCCTGCGGCCAGGAAACAGCTTATTCGCATCTGTCCTTGTCGTTGTTCTTTACCTCCTCTCATCCTCCTCCAGCCCCTATCCTGCGGTGCAGCAGGAACGGACCATCACCGGGATTATCGAGGGAAAGGGTTACACAAGGGTCAAGATCGCGATTCCCGGGCTCTATAGTGATCCCGTCTGCTCCGCATATCAGGATGAGCTCCGGAAGACGATTATCGATGACCTTGCCTACTCAGGATACTTCGAACCGCTGAGTGAATATCATCTCACTCTCGTCAGTCAGTTTTCTGAATCCAATCCCAACCTGAAGGAGTGGAATGCTGTGGGGGCCGACGTCACTGTCATCGGCAGGATGAAACGGAGCGGCGACAAGTTGCTTGTCGAAGCCAGGCTCTTCGATACGAGAAGTGAAAAGATGATTCTGGGAAGGTCCTACAGCGGCAGCCCGGACATTGTCAGACGGATCGCCCATAAGATGGCTGACGACATCATCCTACACTTCACCGGGGTCAACGGTCTCGGCCTGACGAGGATTGCCTTTTCCTCGAAAGCCGGAAATGCAAAAGAGATCTATGTGATGGACTACGATGGCCATCGGATACGCAGGCTCACGAGGAATGGAACCATCAGCCTGTGTCCTGCCTGGCCGCCTGGCGGCGATAAGCTGGCCTTCATATCGTTCCGCGAGGGAGTGGCAGGGATCTTTATCATTAACAGTTCCGGGGAGATCGTAGCGTCACGATCTAAGAAGGGAGATCTCAATTCGGCTCCGGACTGGTCTCCTGACGGAAATACCATAGTCTTCTCCTCCAATGAAGCGGGTAACTCGGAGATATACAAGTGGGATCTCAAGAGGGGAAAGGTGGAGAGACTAAGCTTTTGTGCTGCCATCGATTCTTCTCCCTGCTGGTCACCCACGGGAAGAGAGGTTGTCTTCACTTCGGATCGAAGTGGAAGCCCTCAACTTTACATCATGGATGCAGAGGGAACTAACGTGAGGAGGATAACTTTCGATGGGAATTACAACGATTCCGCCGCCTGGTCTCCCAGAGGCGATAAGATTGCCTACGCCTCTCGAAAGGATGGAAGGTTCGACATATGCATCTACGATCTGAACAGCGGGACATCCGTCCCTCTGACAGGCAACAGCGGGAACAATGAGAATCCAAGATGGTCCCCGGATGGGAGACACCTAGTCTTTGCTTCCAGCAGGACCGGCTCTTATAATATATTTTCAATGAACATGGATGGGTCAGATCTGAAGCAGCTTACTTTCTCGGGAAACTGCTTCACACCCGACTGGTCAAAATAACCTGAAGGAGGAAAAAATGACTGGAAGAGCGAAATGGATGGCACTTGTTCTGATTTTGTTTATCATCGCATCGGCTATGCTTCTGGTTTCCTGCCCGAGAAAAGCGAAAAAGGAACCTGCCCAGCCAGCAACAGAGATACCACCCTTTACTCCGGCGCAGGAAAAGATCGAGAAGACCCCTGCGCCTGTCGAGGTGAAGGAGAGCTGGCTGGAGCCGGCAACAAAAGAGGAAGATCTTCCCGAAGTCGCTTTCATCGATGAGCTCAACATGAAAAAGTTATTAAAGACGGTCTACTTCGATTTCGATAAGTACGATTTGCGAGAGGACACCATTGCAACCCTGAAGGAAAACACGAAATGGCTCAGGGAAAATCCGCAGTACCAGATCACTCTCGAGGGACACTGTGATGAGAGGGGCACGATAGAGTACAACCTCGAGCTCGGAGCAAAACGAGCAGGCGCGGTGAAGAATTATCTGATCAGCCTTGGACTTTCGGAAGAGAGATTCAAGAGCATCAGCTATGGAGAGGAAAGGCCCGCTGACCCAGACCATAATGAGGAGGCCTGGGCCAAGAATAGAAGAGTGGAATTCATCATAGGGCAGTAAGCCAGGAGGTTTACCTTGAAGAGAAAAATCAGTCTAGTTCTCTTGCTCTTCGCTTCCGCGCTTTCGCTGACGGGTTGCATCACGCCGAAACAGTTCGATATGGTGCAATCCAATATTTCTGACATTCAGGAAAAGATATCCGTTTTGAAAAAGGAAATATCCGAAGCCGGTTCCAAAATAGATAGAATCGACGAGAAAATGGAGAATCAGGAGCAGAAGTCTCGGACCGGTCAGGCGGATGTCCAGATCAAGATCGAGGCTCTAAGCAGGGACATCCAGATCCTTCTAGACAGGCTGGCTGACACCAACCAGCGGATATCGACCCTGTCCCAGGAGATCCTGGCCACAAAGGAGATCCTGAGGGCGGCACCACAGATTCCCTCTCAGGTGTCGGGAGCGCAGCCAGCCGCAACGTCCGGAGCTGCCTCTGGCGAGAAGCCTTTTTTACCCTCGAATCCCGACGAGCTCTTTAAATCTTCCTATGCCGATTATTCCAAGGGAAATTACGCTCTTGCCATCTCAGGCTTCCAGGAATACATAGTCAGATATCCAAAGAGCGACCTGACAGATAACGCCCAGTACTGGATCGGAGAATGCTATTTCAGCCAGGGAAACCATAAATCGGCCATCGATGAGTTCGATAAGGTCATCGAAAACTTTCCCGACGGGGACAAGGTTCCAGGCGCATATCTTAAAAAAGGATTGGCTCTCTTCGAGATGCATCAGACGGCAAAGGGAGTCATGCAGCTTCAGTATCTGATCGGCAGATACCCGAAGAGCGACGAAGCAAGGATCGCCAAAGACAAGCTCAAGAGTATGGGAGCTTCATTTTGAATCCTCCAGCAAGTGATCTTCACAGGCTCTTTGTTGACAGATTGCGATAAGTTTTCTAATATATGGTAATTTAAAGGGAAGGAGTCTTTCTAAATGGCTACGCATCGTTCGGCAGAAAAGAAAATGAAACAGGACTTCAAGAGGCGCGAGAGAAGGCACACCAACCTCAGCTCACTTCGAACCAGGATAAAGAAATTGAGATCCTTCATAGATAAGAAGGATGTGCAATCAGCCCAGAAACTTCTCCCCGAGACGCTATCCTTCATAGACAGATCTGTTGTCAAAGGAATCATCCATAGAAACACCGCTTCCAGATACAAATCAAATCTGATGGCCTTGCTTCAATCTCTCGCCGCGGGAAAGAAGGGCTGATCAGTCCTTTTTTCCCATTCCCGGCTCGTAAATACAGAATGGTTCTTCCTCGAGATAGTCACCCTTGGAATAGAAGGCTCTTGCCCTGCATCCCTCGCAGACATTCCTGAATTCGCAGATTCCGCATTTGCCCTTGAGGAGGGAGGTGTCTCTCAGAGAGGCAAAGACTTGCGAGTTTTTCCAGATCTCCCCGAGCGACTGTGTCCTAACGTTTCCCGCGCCGACGGGCAGATAACCACAAGGGTAGATATTCCCCCTGTGGGAGACGAAGCAGACGGAAGTACCCGCCAGACAGCCTTTCGTGATGGCTGACATCCCATCCTTTCTCTCCCGTCCGAATTTCACTTTCTTCTGTCTCAGGATCCTGTAAAAGTGCGGAGCGCATGTCGCCTTAAGTTCCATTTTCGTTTCAGTCATCATGTCACATAGCCAGGCAAGGACTTCCTCATATCTCTCTCCATTGATCATCTGCTCATCGGCGATCTCGACGCCGCAGCCCACCGGCACCAGCAGGAAGAGGTGAAGCGCATCGGCACCAAGATTCTCGGCAAGCCTCAGAATCTCCGGAAGCTCATCCACGTTGTGATTGGCAATGGTCGTATTGAACTGAAGGCTCATCCCGATCTCCTTCAGGTTCATGAACCCCTCTATGGCTCTTTCAAACGACCCTGAAATGCCGCGGAAGGAATCATGCGTTCTTGCATTGGATCCATCTATGCTGATGCTCACCCTTCGGAATCCCGACTCTTTTATCTCGCGGGCTGACTTCATATCTATTAGAGTTCCGTTTGTCGCAAGGGCGATAGGCAGACCTCTCAACGAGGCATGTCGGGCAAGATCGAAGACATCAGCCCGATAGAGTGGCTCACCCCCGCTGAAGATCAGAATGGGGCGCGCAAACTCGACGATCGAGTCAATCAGCTTCTTTCCTTCTTCAGTGGTGAGTTCTTCAGGGGATCTTCCCGGGGAAGCAGAAGCCCTGCAGTGGATGCATTTCAGGTTACAGGCCGGCGTCAGCTCCCAGAAGACGAGCCTCAAAGCAAACTGTTCTTCTCGCTTCGCAGAAAATTTTTTCATGATGCTTCTCTTATCGGCACTCGGTTAAGATGGTCATGGATTCTGTCTTGCTTTTGACGGGGACAGGAGTATGGAAACGGTCATAATCAGCATCAGTGAGTCTCGCAGGAGAAGCTCCAGGCTGATTTTCATCCCTTCCTTTGTATTGAAACATCCGCAGGAGATATCGAGCCCCCTGAAGAGGGCCAATGAAATAGCCACAATGAAAACGGAGAGGAGTAGAGCGAGGACGAGGGCTGATCCTCGCATCCTGTATCCAAGGATCAGGAATATCCCGGCAAACAGTTCTATCCAGGGGAGCATGATGGCAAGGATATTCTCCGCATAGTAAGGAAGCATCCTGTAATTATGGACCACCCTCCCGAAATCGGAAACGTGAGCGATCTTGTCGAAACTGGCATAGATGAAGACGATGCCTATGGCTATGCGAAAGAGGAAGATGATTATTGTCTGAATGTTCTGCGGGATCATTCTCAAGCACCACTTTTCACCGGGAAACCGGCATTCACCCATTCCTGCCATCCCCCGTAAAATATCTTTATCCTCTTGAAACCTCTCTCCCTCATTGCAAATGCCAGCTGGATGCTGGCCTCGCATTCCGTGCCGCTGCAGTAAGTGACTATCACCCTGCCCTGATCGAACATCCCGGAGATATCCGGATGCTTGTCCAGATACCATCCATAGGGGACGTTGATTGACCCCTCGATATGGCCTTCCAGGTATTCTTCTTTTTCCCTGGCATCAAGAAACACGGCTTCTCCATTTTCAAAGAGTTTCTTCGCCTCATCAAGATCTATGAATACAGGTTCCGCAGCGGGGTCCTGCGTCTCAGTTCCAGAGCTTTCCACAGCAGTTGAGTCCTGCTCGCCGGGATGAGGCCATTTCTTCATGACCTGGAGCCCATCCTTCCGGACATAGTTGTAGGCAAAGCCTACGGCTGCACCCACGAGGATAATTAAAAGAGCATCAAGTATAATTTTCCATTTTATTTTGAAAAACATCTGTAAGAGTTACTCCATCGCCCGCGAGATGAAAATTCATTCAGCTAAATCGGTTTTTTGAATGAAAAATTATAGCCCTGACATTGCGTTGCCGCAACAATAAGAGGGGTTCCAGATCCTGTATCGCACGAGCTCCGAAGCGATCAGGCGTTCCCCTTGATGATGGAGGATGCTCCCCTGCCGGCAATGACGCCTGTTGCCGAGGCATTTATCAGGTCTCTGGAGAGACCTGCTCCATCCCCGGCCACGAAAAGGCCCCTCAGATTGGTCTGCATCAGCGAATCCACTTCTATTGTCATGGCATAGTACTTTATCTCCGGTGCGTATAGCAGCGTTGAATCGGATGCAACCCCGGGAATGATTCTGTCCAGGACTTCCAGCCCTTCCAGGAGATCTTCAACGATTCGGTGCGGCAGAGCCATTGAGATATCTCCTGGAGTGACGTCAGGAAGGGTTGGCCGCACGTAATTTCTCAGAATGCGTCCCGCATTGGACCTCCTTCCTCGCCTGAGATCACCGAGCCTCTGGAGGATAGGCTTCCTGCCACCGATCGTAGTCGCGAGAAGCGCAACGCTTCTTCCATACTGTGAGGTATTCTCGATAGGCTCGGTCAGTTCGACTCTGACCAGGAAGGCAAAGTTAGTATTTTCGGAGCTCCGCCCCTTGAAGGAGTGGCCGTTCACTCCGACGTAATCGTCGTATCTCTCTTTTACGACGAAGCCGCCATCATTGGCGCAGAATGTCCGGACGAAGTCATCGTAGGTTTTCGTCCTTATGTGAAATTTTGGATCCCTGTTGATTCGTGTAACGGGAGTCATCACGATTCTGGGCAGCTCGACTCTGATGCCGACATCGATGGGACCATGCCGCGCTCCGATTTTGAACTCCCTTGATATCTTCTCCATCCAGCCTGAACCGGCTCTTCCCGGAGCCAGGATGACTGCCTTCGAGAAGATCTTCTCCCCTCCCTCGCAGATAACTCCAGCGCACACCTTTCCCTCGCTGAGGATGTCTTCCACCCGGCATCGAAGCTTGAAACGGACACCTCTCTCATCGAGCGATTTCTTGAAACGAGATATCACCTCGACCGCTCTATCCGTCCCGATGTGTCTCTGGGGGATCTCGATGAAGGACGCTCCGTTTGCCGCCGCCTTTCTCTTGAGTTGTTCCACTTCTTCTGTTCCCGGATTAATGACCTCTCCGGGAGCGCCATGGAGGAGGAAGATGCTGTCCACATACTTCACGAGATCCCAGGCCTTCTCGGCGTCCTTTGTATATTCAGAGAGGTTCCCACCGATATCTGGTCTCAGATTCAAAGTTCCATCGGAAAAGATGCCCGCCCCGCCGATACCTGATATGATATCGAGCTTCTCAGCTCTGAGCTCGCCCCTCTCATTGAAGACATAGCCTCGGTCATGGACGTTTCCCCCTCTGTCGATAACGAGGACATCGAACCCAAGGGATGCAAGTTCGTTGGCGGCGAAGAGACCCGCAGGACCAGCGCCTACGATAATCGAATCGTATCTGTCTTTCATAACAATTCTTCTATCATTCCCCATAGGTCTAAGATAAAGCCAAATTCATTACTTTCAACCTGCATTAGATTTTTCTCCATTAACAGAAAGGGGGAATTCCTTCAACTGGGATTGCCTTCGAACCCTTTGTCGATATTCGATCTGTATAAAGCAAAAAGCTTTTTTATTCGAGCATGCAAAGTTCTGGGTAAAGCAGGTTATAGCAAAAACGGAAGAGGAATGATCAATCCTCAGCCATGACGGCCGTGATGGCCGTGATGTTGACGATCTCGCTCACCGAAGAGTAGTGGTTCAAGACATTGACCGGCTTCCTCATTCCCATGAGGATCGGTCCGATAATCTCTGCTCCTGCCAGCCTCTGGATGAGTTTGTAGGCAACGTTGCCCGATTGTAGATCCGGAAAGATGAGTACGTTAGCATCTCCTTTGATCCTAGAGTGCGGGAATGTTTCCTTGCAGATCTCCGGCACGACGGCAGTATCTGCTTGCATCTCTCCTTCAATAATTATGTCTGGATTCTTCTTCTTGGCCAGTTCCGTTGCCCGTTTGACTTTTTCGGCAAAAGGATGCTTGACGCTGCCAAAGTTGGAGAAGGAGAGCATGGCCACCCGCGGCTCGATCCGGAAGAATTTACTGACCGTTTTTGCTCCGAGCGTGGCAATCTCGGCGAGATCTTCCGCCGTGGGTTCGATGTTGACTGTGGCATCAGCAAAAAACATTACCTTGTCCTTGAGGACGAGGCAGTACATCCCGGAGACTTTTTCCACATCGTCTTTGAGCTTGATGACCTGGAGGGCGGGCCGAATAGTGTCAGGATATGACATATTGATGCCGCAGACCAGTCCATCGGCTTCGCCCATATGGACCATCATCATTCCAAAGATGTGCTCTTCTCTGATGCTCCTCATTGCAAGATGCGGGGTCATCCCACTCCTCTGCCTCAGTACGTAAAGTTCTTCGGTGTACTTTTGTAGCTTCGGGGATGTCAGAGGATCGATGATTTCGACGCCATCGAGTTCAAGCCCGTTCTTCTTAACAATATCGCTGATCTCGGCCTTGTTTCCGATGAGGATCGGGACGGCAATCTTCTCGTCAAGAATCTGCTGGCATGCCCTGAGGACCTTTACCTCTTTCCCTTCGGGGAAAACGATCCTCTTGGGTTTCTGTCTGGCTCGATTGATTACTACGCGCATGACCTCTCGCGATTTCCCGAGTATTCTCTTTTCCAGGCTCTCCCGGTAGGCTTCCATGCTCTCGAGAGGCTTGCGTGCTACTCCCGTCTTCATCGCTGCCTCTGCAACGGCAGGAGCCTCCCAGAGAAGGACGCGTGGATCGAACGGTTTCGGAATGATGTATTCCGGGCCAAACTGGAGCTTCTGATCTCCGTAAGCCTTGATGACTACATCAGGAACGTCTTCTTTGGCAAGATCGGCAAGTGCTTTCGCAGCGGCTACCTTCATCTCCATATTGATCGCTTTCGCCTGTACGTCAAGAGCGCCTCGGAATATGAAAGGAAACCCAAGGACGTTGTTGACCTGGTTCGGGAAGTCAGATCTTCCAGTAGCCATGATGATGTCATCTCTCGCATCCTTGGCGTCTGGGTAAGTAATTTCCGGATCGGGATTAGCCATGGCAAAAACTATTGGATTATCAGCCATGGATCGGACCATATCCTTCGTTACAAGGTCCTTCACGGAGACTCCCACAAAGACATCGGCACCCTTCATGGCATCTGCCAGAGTCCTGGCATTCGTCTCAATGGCGAACTCTTCCTTGTAAAGATTCATCGCCTCTCTTCTTCCCTTGTAAATGACCCCCTTCGTATCGGCAAGAAGGATATTCTCCTTCTTGACCCCTATCGCCAGGAACATCCTGGCACAGGCGATTCCCGCGGCTCCCGCACCACAGAAGACCACTTTGACCTTGTCTATCTTCTTATTGACAAGTTCCAGAGCATTGAGCAGGCCCGCGGCACTGATGATTGCCG from Acidobacteriota bacterium encodes:
- the tolB gene encoding Tol-Pal system beta propeller repeat protein TolB, which produces MNSSEDQNEDLRRLSKRTSKSLRPGNSLFASVLVVVLYLLSSSSSPYPAVQQERTITGIIEGKGYTRVKIAIPGLYSDPVCSAYQDELRKTIIDDLAYSGYFEPLSEYHLTLVSQFSESNPNLKEWNAVGADVTVIGRMKRSGDKLLVEARLFDTRSEKMILGRSYSGSPDIVRRIAHKMADDIILHFTGVNGLGLTRIAFSSKAGNAKEIYVMDYDGHRIRRLTRNGTISLCPAWPPGGDKLAFISFREGVAGIFIINSSGEIVASRSKKGDLNSAPDWSPDGNTIVFSSNEAGNSEIYKWDLKRGKVERLSFCAAIDSSPCWSPTGREVVFTSDRSGSPQLYIMDAEGTNVRRITFDGNYNDSAAWSPRGDKIAYASRKDGRFDICIYDLNSGTSVPLTGNSGNNENPRWSPDGRHLVFASSRTGSYNIFSMNMDGSDLKQLTFSGNCFTPDWSK
- the pal gene encoding peptidoglycan-associated lipoprotein Pal, translating into MTGRAKWMALVLILFIIASAMLLVSCPRKAKKEPAQPATEIPPFTPAQEKIEKTPAPVEVKESWLEPATKEEDLPEVAFIDELNMKKLLKTVYFDFDKYDLREDTIATLKENTKWLRENPQYQITLEGHCDERGTIEYNLELGAKRAGAVKNYLISLGLSEERFKSISYGEERPADPDHNEEAWAKNRRVEFIIGQ
- the ybgF gene encoding tol-pal system protein YbgF → MKRKISLVLLLFASALSLTGCITPKQFDMVQSNISDIQEKISVLKKEISEAGSKIDRIDEKMENQEQKSRTGQADVQIKIEALSRDIQILLDRLADTNQRISTLSQEILATKEILRAAPQIPSQVSGAQPAATSGAASGEKPFLPSNPDELFKSSYADYSKGNYALAISGFQEYIVRYPKSDLTDNAQYWIGECYFSQGNHKSAIDEFDKVIENFPDGDKVPGAYLKKGLALFEMHQTAKGVMQLQYLIGRYPKSDEARIAKDKLKSMGASF
- the rpsT gene encoding 30S ribosomal protein S20; its protein translation is MATHRSAEKKMKQDFKRRERRHTNLSSLRTRIKKLRSFIDKKDVQSAQKLLPETLSFIDRSVVKGIIHRNTASRYKSNLMALLQSLAAGKKG
- a CDS encoding radical SAM protein, producing the protein MKKFSAKREEQFALRLVFWELTPACNLKCIHCRASASPGRSPEELTTEEGKKLIDSIVEFARPILIFSGGEPLYRADVFDLARHASLRGLPIALATNGTLIDMKSAREIKESGFRRVSISIDGSNARTHDSFRGISGSFERAIEGFMNLKEIGMSLQFNTTIANHNVDELPEILRLAENLGADALHLFLLVPVGCGVEIADEQMINGERYEEVLAWLCDMMTETKMELKATCAPHFYRILRQKKVKFGRERKDGMSAITKGCLAGTSVCFVSHRGNIYPCGYLPVGAGNVRTQSLGEIWKNSQVFASLRDTSLLKGKCGICEFRNVCEGCRARAFYSKGDYLEEEPFCIYEPGMGKKD
- a CDS encoding MauE/DoxX family redox-associated membrane protein codes for the protein MGECRFPGEKWCLRMIPQNIQTIIIFLFRIAIGIVFIYASFDKIAHVSDFGRVVHNYRMLPYYAENILAIMLPWIELFAGIFLILGYRMRGSALVLALLLSVFIVAISLALFRGLDISCGCFNTKEGMKISLELLLRDSLMLIMTVSILLSPSKARQNP
- a CDS encoding rhodanese-like domain-containing protein, with amino-acid sequence MFFKIKWKIILDALLIILVGAAVGFAYNYVRKDGLQVMKKWPHPGEQDSTAVESSGTETQDPAAEPVFIDLDEAKKLFENGEAVFLDAREKEEYLEGHIEGSINVPYGWYLDKHPDISGMFDQGRVIVTYCSGTECEASIQLAFAMRERGFKRIKIFYGGWQEWVNAGFPVKSGA
- a CDS encoding FAD-dependent oxidoreductase; its protein translation is MKDRYDSIIVGAGPAGLFAANELASLGFDVLVIDRGGNVHDRGYVFNERGELRAEKLDIISGIGGAGIFSDGTLNLRPDIGGNLSEYTKDAEKAWDLVKYVDSIFLLHGAPGEVINPGTEEVEQLKRKAAANGASFIEIPQRHIGTDRAVEVISRFKKSLDERGVRFKLRCRVEDILSEGKVCAGVICEGGEKIFSKAVILAPGRAGSGWMEKISREFKIGARHGPIDVGIRVELPRIVMTPVTRINRDPKFHIRTKTYDDFVRTFCANDGGFVVKERYDDYVGVNGHSFKGRSSENTNFAFLVRVELTEPIENTSQYGRSVALLATTIGGRKPILQRLGDLRRGRRSNAGRILRNYVRPTLPDVTPGDISMALPHRIVEDLLEGLEVLDRIIPGVASDSTLLYAPEIKYYAMTIEVDSLMQTNLRGLFVAGDGAGLSRDLINASATGVIAGRGASSIIKGNA
- the pta gene encoding phosphate acetyltransferase; amino-acid sequence: MSIREIEALEYHSLGRKGKVEVVPTKPCLTQRDLSLAYTPGVAVPCLEIKKNPEDAYKYTTKGNLVAVISNGTAVLGLGNIGALAGKPVMEGKGVLFKRFADIDVFDIELATEDPDEFIKAVKLMEPTFGGINLEDIKAPECFYIEQRLIESMDIPIFHDDQHGTAIISAAGLLNALELVNKKIDKVKVVFCGAGAAGIACARMFLAIGVKKENILLADTKGVIYKGRREAMNLYKEEFAIETNARTLADAMKGADVFVGVSVKDLVTKDMVRSMADNPIVFAMANPDPEITYPDAKDARDDIIMATGRSDFPNQVNNVLGFPFIFRGALDVQAKAINMEMKVAAAKALADLAKEDVPDVVIKAYGDQKLQFGPEYIIPKPFDPRVLLWEAPAVAEAAMKTGVARKPLESMEAYRESLEKRILGKSREVMRVVINRARQKPKRIVFPEGKEVKVLRACQQILDEKIAVPILIGNKAEISDIVKKNGLELDGVEIIDPLTSPKLQKYTEELYVLRQRSGMTPHLAMRSIREEHIFGMMMVHMGEADGLVCGINMSYPDTIRPALQVIKLKDDVEKVSGMYCLVLKDKVMFFADATVNIEPTAEDLAEIATLGAKTVSKFFRIEPRVAMLSFSNFGSVKHPFAEKVKRATELAKKKNPDIIIEGEMQADTAVVPEICKETFPHSRIKGDANVLIFPDLQSGNVAYKLIQRLAGAEIIGPILMGMRKPVNVLNHYSSVSEIVNITAITAVMAED